Proteins encoded in a region of the Stieleria neptunia genome:
- a CDS encoding IS91 family transposase, producing the protein MVAGQATSDVHAAAGERRTGRFRQEKLTVHQLLRRGAERYVNEHRDGAATMTVQSVLAKTTLCRTSALGGRWYQCDDCDRLTKRHNSCGDRHCPQCSGGKRQTFSDRASKLILDGVDYYQVVFTLPDVISTMALANREEIAELLFHSAWKALKKTVETEQQYELAALMVLHTWNQKLDAHWHVHALVPGAGPSLVDGSWTESKAPAAAGYDDDRKYLVDAINLRRSFRKIAVAHLQRLRKNGKLQLDGSVEYLRCDEAWDTMIDQIESKEWVSSGDWFSRLATIRNPGLRPALATMPVRSATITIPGFCDSGHHRNSLFSRRLRWSRTERLKNCGVC; encoded by the coding sequence CTGGTTGCCGGTCAAGCAACTTCCGACGTACACGCCGCCGCAGGAGAACGGCGAACAGGACGATTCAGACAAGAAAAGCTAACCGTCCACCAACTCCTTCGTCGCGGTGCCGAACGTTACGTCAACGAGCACCGCGACGGTGCAGCGACGATGACGGTCCAAAGTGTCTTGGCCAAAACGACTCTGTGTCGTACGTCTGCACTTGGTGGTCGTTGGTACCAGTGTGATGATTGTGATCGGCTTACGAAACGACACAACTCGTGTGGTGATCGTCACTGCCCGCAATGCAGCGGAGGAAAACGACAGACGTTTTCGGATCGTGCTTCGAAGCTGATCCTTGACGGTGTGGACTACTACCAAGTCGTCTTCACGTTGCCGGACGTGATCTCGACGATGGCGTTGGCGAACCGCGAAGAGATCGCCGAGTTGCTGTTTCACTCGGCTTGGAAAGCTCTCAAGAAGACAGTCGAAACCGAACAGCAATACGAACTGGCCGCCTTGATGGTCCTTCACACCTGGAACCAGAAGCTGGATGCTCACTGGCACGTCCACGCGTTGGTCCCCGGTGCAGGACCGAGCTTGGTCGATGGGAGCTGGACGGAATCAAAGGCTCCGGCGGCCGCAGGATACGACGACGATCGCAAGTACCTTGTCGATGCGATCAATCTCCGGCGGTCGTTTCGCAAAATCGCGGTGGCTCACCTGCAGCGTCTTCGCAAGAACGGCAAACTTCAACTTGACGGCTCAGTTGAGTACCTGCGCTGTGATGAAGCCTGGGACACGATGATCGATCAGATTGAATCGAAGGAATGGGTGTCTAGCGGCGATTGGTTTTCCCGGCTGGCGACAATTAGAAATCCCGGTTTGAGGCCGGCTTTGGCAACGATGCCGGTGCGGTCAGCGACAATTACAATTCCCGGATTTTGCGATTCGGGTCATCATCGTAACTCCTTGTTTTCACGGAGATTGCGATGGTCACGGACGGAAAGGTTAAAGAACTGCGGCGTTTGCTAG
- a CDS encoding tyrosine-type recombinase/integrase, translating into MSHKKRTCKLTKRLAEDMLIRNMAEATIDAYTYHVRKFADFIEKPLGQATCEDVRTFQLHLIQERKLAYGSFNQAVCALRFYYRHTQPMPWPVTMVPFGKRPKKLPTVLGRQEVDQLIQCTANLKHRTFLMTLYSAGLRFSEAANLRIHDIDSKRMMIRVANGKGNKERLVPLSPRLLKELRLYWLKYKPTDFLFPGKKPGKPYADTTIRKAMKDAGVKAGIKRRIYPHVLRHSYATGLLEAGVDLLTISKLLGHASFITTMVYLHCRREHLHSVPSPLDWLPVKQLPTYTPPQENGEQDDSDKKS; encoded by the coding sequence ATGTCACACAAAAAACGAACTTGCAAGCTCACCAAGCGACTTGCCGAAGACATGTTGATCCGCAACATGGCCGAAGCAACCATCGACGCCTATACCTACCACGTTCGCAAATTCGCCGACTTTATCGAAAAACCGCTCGGCCAGGCAACCTGCGAAGACGTTAGAACCTTCCAGCTCCATTTGATCCAAGAACGAAAGCTTGCCTACGGTTCGTTCAACCAAGCCGTTTGTGCTTTACGGTTTTACTATCGCCACACCCAGCCCATGCCCTGGCCGGTCACGATGGTGCCCTTCGGCAAACGGCCCAAGAAGCTGCCTACCGTGCTCGGCCGACAAGAAGTCGACCAGCTGATTCAATGCACGGCCAATCTGAAACACCGAACCTTTCTGATGACGCTCTACTCCGCAGGGCTTCGATTCTCCGAAGCGGCCAACTTGAGGATCCACGACATCGACTCCAAGCGGATGATGATCCGAGTCGCCAACGGCAAGGGCAACAAGGAACGGTTGGTGCCACTCTCACCGAGACTCTTGAAAGAGCTCAGGCTCTACTGGCTCAAGTACAAGCCGACCGACTTCCTGTTTCCAGGCAAGAAACCGGGGAAGCCCTACGCCGACACCACGATTCGCAAAGCGATGAAGGACGCCGGAGTGAAAGCGGGGATCAAACGCAGGATTTATCCGCATGTCCTGAGGCACTCCTACGCGACAGGACTTCTCGAAGCCGGGGTGGACTTGTTGACGATCAGCAAGCTGCTCGGCCACGCCAGCTTCATCACGACGATGGTTTATCTGCATTGCCGCCGGGAGCACCTGCACAGTGTCCCGAGCCCACTGGACTGGTTGCCGGTCAAGCAACTTCCGACGTACACGCCGCCGCAGGAGAACGGCGAACAGGACGATTCAGACAAGAAAAGCTAA
- a CDS encoding IS91 family transposase, translated as MVAGQATSDLHAADGERRTGRFRQEKLTVHQLIRRGAERYVNEHRDGGASMTVQSVLAKTSLCRTSALGGRWYQCDDCDRLTKRHNSCGDRHCPQCSGGKRQNFSDRASKLILDGVNYYQVVFTLPEVVSTMALANRQEIAELLFHSAWKSLKKTVETEQQYELAALMVLHTWNQKLDAHWHVHALVPGAGPSLSDGGWIKARAPQVDGYEDDRQYLVDAINLRRSFRKIAVAHLQRLRKNDKLKLDGSLAYLQGDEAWEEMIDQLESKEWVSYIEPPPTESSRGEHVVRYLTRYLTGGPISDYRIIAADDHEVTFWAREGRTTGGESLQVPFTLSTSEFIRRWCLHILPKELTKTRQFGGWSNTKAEEYLAKCRASLTDADRSQAGTLDLLSDEVDSVEAEPESTLCCEHCGSESLRLTHEYEKRPWSEIFRRDSKDSPLWYRESQEKDDIRFWDGAMGEGFSEWYAWYLKSGIESARERTAPETAPESNAKAGTRQLQLF; from the coding sequence CTGGTTGCCGGTCAAGCAACTTCCGACTTACACGCCGCCGACGGAGAACGGCGAACAGGACGATTCAGGCAAGAAAAGCTAACCGTCCATCAACTCATTCGTCGCGGTGCTGAACGTTACGTCAACGAGCACCGCGACGGGGGAGCCAGCATGACGGTCCAAAGCGTGTTGGCCAAGACCAGCCTCTGCCGTACTTCGGCACTCGGTGGTCGTTGGTATCAGTGTGATGATTGTGATCGCCTGACGAAACGACACAACTCCTGTGGCGATCGGCACTGTCCGCAATGTAGTGGCGGAAAACGCCAGAACTTCTCCGATAGAGCTTCGAAACTGATCCTCGACGGTGTGAACTACTACCAAGTCGTCTTCACGTTGCCGGAGGTGGTCTCGACGATGGCACTGGCGAATCGTCAAGAGATCGCGGAGTTGCTGTTCCACTCTGCTTGGAAGTCTCTCAAAAAGACGGTTGAAACAGAACAGCAATATGAGCTCGCTGCGCTGATGGTGCTTCACACCTGGAACCAGAAGCTGGATGCTCATTGGCATGTTCACGCATTGGTTCCTGGGGCGGGGCCCAGTTTAAGCGATGGAGGTTGGATTAAAGCCAGGGCGCCGCAAGTCGACGGCTATGAAGATGACCGCCAGTACCTCGTCGATGCGATCAATCTTCGAAGATCGTTTCGGAAGATCGCGGTGGCTCACCTACAGCGTCTTCGTAAGAACGACAAATTGAAACTCGACGGCTCGCTGGCGTATCTGCAAGGTGACGAAGCCTGGGAGGAGATGATCGATCAGCTCGAATCAAAGGAATGGGTCAGCTACATCGAACCCCCTCCGACCGAAAGCAGTCGCGGCGAGCACGTGGTTCGTTACTTAACGCGTTATCTGACCGGTGGGCCGATCAGTGACTACCGCATCATCGCCGCGGACGACCACGAGGTCACATTTTGGGCCCGCGAAGGCCGCACCACCGGTGGTGAATCGCTTCAAGTTCCGTTCACTCTCTCGACATCGGAGTTCATCCGTCGCTGGTGCCTGCACATTCTGCCAAAAGAGTTGACCAAAACACGTCAGTTTGGAGGCTGGTCGAATACAAAAGCTGAAGAATATCTCGCGAAGTGCCGAGCGTCACTCACCGATGCCGACCGATCGCAGGCGGGGACTCTCGACTTGCTCTCTGATGAAGTCGACTCGGTCGAGGCCGAGCCCGAATCGACGTTGTGCTGTGAGCACTGTGGCAGCGAATCGCTTCGTCTGACGCACGAGTATGAGAAGCGACCGTGGAGCGAAATCTTCCGGCGGGACTCGAAAGATAGCCCACTTTGGTACCGCGAGAGTCAAGAAAAAGATGACATTCGCTTTTGGGACGGGGCAATGGGTGAGGGCTTTTCGGAATGGTACGCGTGGTATCTGAAAAGTGGCATTGAAAGTGCAAGGGAGCGGACGGCCCCCGAAACCGCACCCGAATCAAACGCCAAAGCTGGCACGCGGCAACTGCAGCTATTCTAA
- a CDS encoding tyrosine-type recombinase/integrase, with translation MSHKKRTCKLTKRLAEDMMIRNMAEATIDAYTYHVRKFADFIQKPLDQATVEDVRTFQLHLIRERKLAYGSFNQAVCALRFYYRYTQPMPWPVTMVPFGKRPKKLPTVLGRQEVDQLIQCTANLKHRTFLMTLYSGGLRFAEAANLRIHDIDSKRMMIRVANGKGKKERLIPLSPRLLKELRIYWLKYKPTDLLFPGKIPGKPYADTTIRKAMKDAGEKAGIKRRIYPHVLRHSYATGLLEAGVDLLTISKLLGHASFITTMVYLHCRREHLHSAPSPLDWLPVKQLPTYTPPTENGEQDDSGKKS, from the coding sequence ATGTCACACAAAAAACGAACCTGCAAACTCACCAAGCGGCTCGCCGAAGACATGATGATCCGCAACATGGCCGAAGCCACCATCGACGCCTACACCTATCACGTGCGAAAGTTTGCCGACTTTATCCAAAAACCGCTCGACCAGGCAACCGTCGAAGACGTTAGAACCTTCCAGCTCCATCTGATCCGAGAACGAAAGCTTGCATACGGATCGTTCAACCAGGCCGTTTGTGCTTTACGGTTTTACTATCGCTACACCCAGCCCATGCCCTGGCCGGTCACGATGGTTCCCTTCGGCAAACGGCCCAAGAAGCTGCCTACCGTGCTCGGCCGACAAGAAGTCGACCAGCTGATTCAATGCACGGCCAATCTGAAACACCGAACCTTTCTGATGACGCTCTACTCCGGAGGGCTGCGGTTCGCCGAAGCGGCCAACTTGAGGATCCACGACATCGACTCCAAACGGATGATGATTCGAGTCGCCAATGGGAAGGGCAAAAAGGAACGCTTGATCCCTCTCTCACCGAGGCTCTTGAAAGAGCTCAGGATCTACTGGCTCAAGTACAAGCCGACCGACTTGTTGTTCCCGGGAAAGATTCCGGGAAAACCCTACGCCGACACCACGATTCGCAAAGCGATGAAGGATGCAGGGGAGAAGGCGGGGATCAAACGCAGGATTTATCCTCATGTCCTGAGACACTCCTACGCGACGGGACTGCTGGAAGCTGGCGTGGACCTGTTGACGATCAGCAAGCTCCTTGGTCACGCGAGCTTCATCACGACGATGGTCTATCTGCATTGCCGCCGGGAGCACCTGCACAGTGCCCCGAGTCCACTGGACTGGTTGCCGGTCAAGCAACTTCCGACTTACACGCCGCCGACGGAGAACGGCGAACAGGACGATTCAGGCAAGAAAAGCTAA